In Mariluticola halotolerans, one DNA window encodes the following:
- a CDS encoding DEAD/DEAH box helicase, with product MTENFSTLGLSAKVIEAVNASGYTKPTEIQAQAIPHVLEKKDVIGIAQTGTGKTASFVLPMLTLLEKGRARARMPRTLILEPTRELAAQVHENFEKYGINHKLTVALLIGGVSFEEQNKKLDRGADVLIATPGRMLDHFERGRLLLTGVDILVIDEADRMLDMGFIPDIERIIGLLPPRHQTLFFSATMPPVIQKLTGQFLRDPIQIEVARQNSTADTIDQKLLKTGAKPAEKRAALRDQIRASEGLTNAIIFCNRKRDVATLLRSLERHGFSVGALHGDMDQKSRMETLDQFKTNKIQLLVASDVAARGLDIPAVSHVFNFDVPIHAEDYVHRIGRTGRAGRSGQAITLITSADAKYIDAILKLIGRDIETMGAPAAAKADAGKPTEKTEADAPAQEKPARTSRSRGRSKTARSNAPKADAPENDQTRPTAKKAETKPVDSAKPDTKSRDTKPARKSGSKDRDENSPFGDDGPIPAFLLRSAIKAG from the coding sequence TTGACTGAAAACTTCTCGACCCTTGGATTGAGCGCCAAAGTAATCGAAGCTGTAAACGCTTCTGGTTATACCAAGCCCACCGAAATTCAGGCGCAGGCTATCCCGCACGTTCTTGAGAAAAAGGACGTGATTGGCATCGCCCAGACAGGCACCGGCAAAACGGCATCCTTTGTGCTGCCCATGCTGACCCTGCTTGAAAAGGGCCGCGCCCGCGCCCGCATGCCGCGCACGCTCATTCTGGAGCCGACGCGCGAACTGGCCGCTCAGGTGCACGAGAACTTCGAGAAATACGGCATCAATCACAAATTGACTGTCGCGCTGCTGATTGGCGGCGTCTCCTTTGAAGAACAGAACAAAAAACTTGATCGTGGTGCCGACGTTCTGATCGCCACCCCCGGACGCATGCTTGATCATTTTGAGCGCGGTCGCCTGTTGCTGACCGGCGTCGACATTCTGGTCATCGATGAAGCCGACCGTATGCTCGATATGGGTTTTATCCCTGATATCGAACGCATCATCGGCCTTCTGCCTCCCCGTCACCAGACCCTGTTCTTCTCGGCCACCATGCCGCCGGTAATCCAGAAGCTGACCGGGCAATTCCTGCGCGATCCGATCCAGATAGAAGTGGCACGCCAGAATTCAACGGCTGACACGATCGACCAGAAATTGCTGAAAACCGGCGCGAAACCGGCTGAGAAACGGGCCGCCCTCCGGGACCAGATCCGCGCCTCTGAAGGCCTGACCAACGCGATTATTTTCTGCAACCGCAAACGCGATGTCGCCACCCTGCTGCGCTCACTCGAGCGGCACGGCTTCAGTGTCGGCGCGCTGCATGGCGACATGGACCAGAAGAGCCGCATGGAAACGCTGGACCAGTTCAAGACGAACAAGATCCAGCTGCTGGTAGCCAGCGACGTTGCCGCCCGCGGCCTGGATATTCCTGCCGTGAGCCACGTCTTCAATTTCGATGTGCCGATTCACGCTGAAGATTATGTGCACCGTATTGGCCGCACCGGTCGCGCGGGCCGTTCCGGCCAGGCGATTACGCTGATAACCAGCGCCGACGCGAAATATATCGATGCCATTCTCAAGCTGATCGGTCGCGATATCGAAACGATGGGCGCCCCGGCAGCAGCCAAGGCTGACGCCGGCAAGCCCACCGAAAAGACCGAGGCTGACGCACCGGCACAGGAAAAGCCCGCCCGCACATCGCGCTCGCGTGGCCGCTCAAAAACTGCCCGTTCAAATGCGCCCAAAGCAGACGCACCCGAGAACGATCAGACCAGGCCGACCGCCAAAAAGGCCGAGACCAAACCGGTCGATTCCGCAAAGCCGGACACAAAATCACGGGATACCAAACCTGCGCGCAAATCGGGCAGCAAGGATCGCGACGAGAATTCTCCATTTGGAGATGATGGCCCGATTCCCGCTTTCCTGTTGCGCTCGGCCATAAAAGCCGGTTAA
- the parE gene encoding DNA topoisomerase IV subunit B, whose product MPQSNDLFASNAAPQPATPPAKAERKAQAPAPGGESYSAADIEVLEGLEPVRRRPGMYIGGTDINALHHLFAEVIDNCMDEAIGGHASRIEVFMAEDGSLTVTDNGRGIPVDPHPKFPEKSALEVIMTTLHAGGKFDGKAYETSGGLHGVGISVVNALTDDLTVEVARDQTLYRQKFSRGHAQGPIEDLGKVHNRRGTSIKFHPDPQIFGDKLGFSAARIFKMARAKAYLFGGVEIRWACDESLANDEVPEKATFHYPGGLRDFMGARIEGETRIVDELFAGNVGKPGTHGATEWAIAWYVGDSFTNSYCNTVPTQDGGTHEAGLRTALLRGLKNYAEMTNNKRANVLTSEDVLSHCGAMLSVFVREPEFVGQTKDKLASGEATRIVDNAIRDAFDHWLTASPAQANKLLDWAIERAEERVRRRKQKDIDRQSATRRLRLPGKLADCTQSAAQGAELFIVEGDSAGGSAKQARNRKSQAVLPLRGKVLNVAGASRDKITANQQIGDLIQALGSGTRDRYREDDLRYDKIIIMTDADVDGAHIASLLITFFFQEMPQLIDKGHLYLAMPPLYRITQGAKTLYARDDEHRTELMQTEFTGRGKIDVTRFKGLGEMPFAHLKETTMAPETRTLLQVRVIEDREGTRLSVDQLMGNRPESRFDFIQANAEFVIDLDI is encoded by the coding sequence ATGCCGCAGAGCAACGACCTATTTGCAAGCAACGCCGCGCCGCAACCGGCAACCCCGCCCGCAAAAGCCGAACGCAAGGCGCAAGCCCCTGCTCCCGGCGGCGAAAGCTATTCGGCGGCCGACATTGAAGTGCTTGAAGGCCTTGAGCCGGTGCGGCGACGCCCGGGCATGTATATCGGCGGCACCGACATCAACGCGCTGCATCATCTGTTCGCCGAAGTCATCGACAACTGCATGGATGAGGCGATCGGCGGACACGCATCGCGTATTGAAGTCTTCATGGCAGAGGATGGCTCTCTGACCGTCACTGACAACGGGCGCGGCATCCCGGTGGACCCTCACCCCAAATTTCCGGAAAAGTCCGCACTCGAAGTCATCATGACAACCCTGCATGCCGGCGGCAAATTCGACGGCAAGGCTTATGAAACCTCCGGTGGTCTGCACGGCGTCGGTATTTCTGTCGTCAATGCGCTCACCGATGACCTGACTGTGGAAGTCGCCCGCGACCAGACGCTTTATCGTCAAAAATTCTCGCGTGGCCACGCGCAGGGCCCGATAGAGGACCTCGGCAAGGTCCATAACCGGCGCGGCACCAGCATCAAGTTTCATCCTGACCCGCAGATCTTTGGCGACAAGCTCGGCTTCTCAGCGGCCCGCATCTTCAAGATGGCCCGCGCCAAAGCCTACCTGTTCGGTGGCGTGGAAATCCGCTGGGCCTGCGATGAAAGCCTGGCCAATGATGAGGTTCCGGAAAAGGCAACCTTCCATTACCCCGGCGGCCTGCGCGATTTCATGGGCGCGCGCATCGAGGGCGAGACCCGGATTGTCGACGAATTATTCGCCGGTAATGTCGGCAAGCCCGGCACACATGGCGCCACCGAATGGGCCATTGCCTGGTATGTGGGCGACAGCTTCACCAATTCCTACTGTAATACAGTACCGACCCAGGACGGCGGCACCCATGAAGCGGGCCTGCGTACCGCTCTCCTCCGTGGTCTCAAAAACTACGCGGAAATGACCAACAACAAGCGCGCCAACGTGCTCACATCAGAAGATGTGCTCAGCCATTGCGGCGCGATGCTCTCGGTATTTGTCCGCGAACCGGAATTTGTCGGCCAGACCAAGGACAAGCTCGCGTCGGGCGAAGCCACCCGTATCGTCGACAACGCCATTCGCGATGCATTCGACCATTGGCTGACCGCATCCCCGGCTCAGGCCAATAAACTTCTCGACTGGGCGATTGAGCGGGCGGAAGAGCGCGTCCGCCGACGCAAGCAGAAGGACATTGACCGCCAGAGCGCCACACGGCGGCTGCGCCTGCCCGGCAAGCTGGCGGATTGTACCCAGTCAGCAGCGCAGGGCGCGGAACTGTTCATCGTCGAAGGCGACAGTGCGGGCGGCAGTGCCAAGCAGGCGCGCAACCGCAAGAGTCAGGCCGTTCTGCCCTTGCGCGGCAAGGTGCTCAATGTGGCCGGTGCCAGCCGCGACAAGATCACAGCCAACCAGCAGATTGGCGATTTGATTCAAGCGCTGGGCAGCGGCACCCGCGACCGGTATCGCGAAGACGACCTGCGCTATGACAAGATCATCATCATGACGGATGCTGATGTCGACGGCGCACATATCGCCTCTTTGCTGATCACCTTCTTCTTTCAGGAAATGCCGCAGCTGATTGACAAGGGACATCTGTATCTGGCCATGCCACCGCTCTATCGCATCACGCAAGGAGCCAAAACCCTTTATGCGCGCGATGACGAACACCGCACGGAACTGATGCAGACCGAATTCACTGGCCGGGGCAAGATCGATGTCACCCGGTTCAAGGGCCTCGGCGAGATGCCTTTTGCCCACCTTAAGGAAACCACGATGGCGCCCGAAACCCGCACATTGCTGCAGGTACGCGTGATCGAGGACCGTGAGGGAACACGTCTGTCGGTTGACCAGTTGATGGGCAATCGTCCCGAGTCGCGTTTCGACTTCATCCAGGCAAATGCAGAATTCGTGATCGACCTCGACATCTAA